attatgaaggagtgaaaaagaaaagaaaatacataccagcaaaattcaaatttacagGGCGGAGTGCATGTCATGTGCATGCACCCTTGATTTTTTTCAATTGGTCGCTTACACTTGGGACATGGCTTTGAGTTAGCAAGTATCCTGAAAGTCATCATATTAACAGTAAGATGAGGCTCTGAAGTCAACCATATTTACTTTTAACCATTAGTgccaaaagtaaaaaaacaatataacttTTACTGTTAACTTATGAGACAAAGTTAACCATATTTATAGTTACACGCATGGTtaaccacatgtgatgggtgaAGAATCCCGGGGGTACATTAATCATTACTCATACAATCCCTATTCCAATAGTCCACACATTATGAATTGTTCCGGATAATTTGCAAAGAAATTCAAAGATTAAGTAAAACACATTCTGTGTGTACTATTTCTCTCATTTCTTCAATCAAAGGGGACACACACCCTTTAGAGAACATTTAACCAGACTTAAGCATTAAATTTGGgagaatttttcaattttcacccCTCAAATACTCTTCATTAAAAGTGTCCATTTTAGACATTAGTGTGAGCAATACTCATTCAGAAATCTCTACCAATTCATGTTTTCAGACTCAGCACTGTTCTTCAAAATCCACTTTGCCACAGTGCCACAGTCCACTGGGCGATGAGCCTCCTCAGTGCACTGTAGATTCAAATACACATCAGTTGGCAAAACAAACAAGACTCTAAAATGCAAAACCGTAACAATCTAAAAAATCCATACACAACTTACATTCCAACAAAAGCCATATGAACAGAAGCAAGAGACATCATAATTTCCAGCACTACCAGCATCAAAAGTAACTGCATATTCACAACCTGGAGCAGGACACCACTTGGACTgaacaaaataaagtaaaaaaataaattattatgacaGTCAGACAAtgatacataaatattaataatgatcaagaaaaaatatatctgGTTATTATCATGAGATATAGACATATGGTGAACCATTAAtcacataattataaatttagggTTTCGTttctttaagattttaaaaaaactgattttaagaatttataataaaaagttattcttttcagagattttatgaaaaacaacagtttttttttttttaaatttggtcACAACTATTAATGCACTCTCTATTTTAACAGCTAGTTATAATTACAACTTTTTTGAGAAGCTACTTTAAATAACTTCTaaaaataatcagaaatttgatatatttttttcagattcggatttttttcaaaagcttaAACAAACTAgctaaagaatttaaaatgtttttttcaaaataaaaaacgatTTTTCGCttataaaaataccaaaataaacAGCCTCTTAAATCCCTGTTTGGTTGGGAAGGATTGATAAATATGTCAAACACTTAATTCAACAAGCACAGAATTATGATTATGTAATGAAAATGAAACATGGGAAACATATAGTCAAATGGATTTAGTTGGCAGTATGAAGAAAAGTAAATATCCTTCACTACATTATCAACATCATAATTCCATATCTAGGACACACCTTCTTATTGTCTTCAATATAAGATCTAAGAAGGTAACGTGCATATTTCTGCTTATCTTCATCAGACACTAAAAGATTAATCATATCTTGACCAATAGCAGCACCACAAGTGGGATCAGGACATCTCAGCATCAAACATCCCGGACCATCATTAATGGATGTGCTGATATAGCCTAGCATGTCAAAAGGACAGGAGAACATGATACGACagcaaaagggaaaaaaagaaggaaaggacaTTAAACAATGCATGCAGCAAGTCACCTAAGCTGtcacaccccccccccccccaacccCCCTTCCTCTtctgcaaacaaaaaaaaatacaggaaAATTGCAACTGAAACCAATATGCATTTTTATCACCAGATGCCAGATTATATCTGTATCTGAGATCATAAAAGGTCAGAGTAATAACACAAAAGACATACCTTCCCAGCATGAGATACAATAGGGATGCCCACAGGAAGCCATTTCAATCCTAGCACGAGGATAATTTTCAAAACAGATACCGCAAGTAAGCTGGCcacatgaaaaagaagaaaaatgattaaatacaaATAGAGCCCAAGCAAGAGGAGAAAATAAACCTGTGAAGCTCAGGCTCTACCACAGCCACTAGACATGACACACCCCAACATGGCTAATGTCCAAAATATAGGACACTGGAACAACACAAACGTGAAAGACATAAAAACTCAAACGAAATATGAGCAAGAGGAACTAATAGAAGATCTAAATTGATAATGAACATTTGTATATTCTTGTATAATTACCTTTTCCCTATGATAATGAGCCTCAAAGACAAATATTTAGAGACATCATTTATTCATTATACAACGTAAACACTTGGTTTCTTTACCAAAAAACCCAAAACAAGATgaaatctcttttcaaaagaggTAAATTTGCCTTCTCAAAAACCTACTTGTTaggttttacattttttatgataGTGAGCCCCACCAAGGAAAAACtatgtcattattttttaatattttctattatattttaagcTGAATTTTCTAAAAGTTTAAAAGGAACattcttattaataaaattagtgtGTCCATCCATACAAAGGTGTTGGCTCAAGTGTGTGAATCAAcgaaaattaacttttaactggATGCCTAATGAAAGTGTCAGACAGTTGTAACTTGTCAGTATTGGCCTTATGTCGAATACTGTGACTCTTCAAACAGAAGAAGTGTATGTGCTTCATAGTATTAAAACCCCACAATCCATATCTCACCTCTCTAGCATTAGGATGCTGGACAATTGGCTTCTCCAACAAGCCAACTGCTTTTCGAACTCGTTCTTCATCAGCAAACCATGTATCATGCACTCTACTGACGCTCCTGCAACACCAACTCCTCTCATGAGCTTACAATGCAGTGAAAATCTTACATCTTACATATCATACAAATGCAGCACAAGAAATGAACGTTTGGAAACACTGAATAAGGTAAGATCAGCATCACACagatacaaaaaaaaagggacaaaaTGTATGCAAGAaggtttaaaaaattgaatttaccAATTGTGGTGACGGAGTAGTAAGCTTGCAGAAACCCTTGATATGGAAAGAACCGTTGCTACTCTAGCGACGTCATCTTCCTGTCTTAGTCGGATATCGGATTCCTTCAATATGGTAAAATTTTGCTGAAATCGAAACAGGCATAAGAAAATTAGTGAAAAACTGATGTATGATCGCAGAAACCAAAAAATGGAGCACCCGGCAACAACACGGTTTTTTGAACTGAAAAACTGTAGAACGCACATTCAATCCAATCCATGCAAAACCAAGGGGGGGAAATCCGAATTTTCATGAATATGACTAAAATGAACCTTGggaataatgaaatatttaaccATTGAAATTTGAAACCAACCTCCTCTTCTctcaatatatataaagaaatgaTTGGTGCTAAGAAGATAAGTTGAGCATACATTTTTGTCACACCATAACTAAACAAGTAATACACTGAATTAGTGTCCCTAAAAACTCAACTGGCACTCGTAATTTCCCTAATTAGTCATGGAATTAGGAGCAACAATCAATTGACACCTTAATTCCTGAAAATCACAACAATTTCAGAAACTTGGCATTATCCAATCTCAAAGactaaataaattgatttgattgGCTTGAAATTTCTCTACTTTGGTGCATGCCGCCTCGTAAGTaaatcgagagagagagagagagagagaaggaccTCAGGGCGGCGAGACTCGATCCTCTCGGCGTCGTCGAAGTAATCGTCGGCGTCGTCGTCGCTGTAGTAGTCCAAAGGAGCGTCCTCGGTCTCGCCACTGTAGAAATCGTCGTCGAGGGACTCGATGTCGTTGGCGTCGTGCATATCATCCTCTGACTCCATCGAGGAAACCTAACCACAAGGGAAATTCAGGAACCAGCGACCGATGCACGGTGGGTGGGTGGAGTGCAATAAAAAAAGGGACAAAATCTAGGGCAGAAGAATTGGGGATTGGAAATTGGGGAAGAAAAGAATGCGTGTTGTCTTTGCTTTGATTTGATTTCCTTTTATTAATGTGTTTTGgggaattgaaagaaaaattatgaaaatatatggATATTGATGGATGATATGGAAGGGGGGATTATTATTAGTAAGCAaagaggagaatggagaatggagaatggagagagaaaaaataatagaaaagttCCAAGAGAACTACCAAACCAAATCTGAGCTGAGAGAGAAGTCAGCGACGAAACAAGAGACTATAGACTAGCCTTTTTAGCCATCAAAAATGTAATTACTAGGAACattatttaagattaaaaatacgttttttttttcttggtacaCATGAAAATGGTCAGAATTTATAACTGTAAAATttccagtattttttttttcaattattaattttcttttatatcttaattttatgatttaaatacatttttttttcttgcaatctaatatatttttgcttttatcccttgaaaaaaaaatgacttaatCATTACAAATTATGGTTGTTTTTTTGTCCTTTaaggaatttaaataattttttattatatttcaaagcactatctaaattaatttaaaggagaaaaaaaaacacaatttaaaggagtaaaacaaaaaaaaaattacaataataaaaaataaaaaatattaaattataaaaactaaaaatgtatttaagtcttatttttcattatttggccccctttaataaaatga
The nucleotide sequence above comes from Glycine soja cultivar W05 chromosome 11, ASM419377v2, whole genome shotgun sequence. Encoded proteins:
- the LOC114376039 gene encoding probable E3 ubiquitin-protein ligase ARI7, coding for MESEDDMHDANDIESLDDDFYSGETEDAPLDYYSDDDADDYFDDAERIESRRPEQNFTILKESDIRLRQEDDVARVATVLSISRVSASLLLRHHNWSVSRVHDTWFADEERVRKAVGLLEKPIVQHPNARELTCGICFENYPRARIEMASCGHPYCISCWEGYISTSINDGPGCLMLRCPDPTCGAAIGQDMINLLVSDEDKQKYARYLLRSYIEDNKKSKWCPAPGCEYAVTFDAGSAGNYDVSCFCSYGFCWNCTEEAHRPVDCGTVAKWILKNSAESENMNWILANSKPCPKCKRPIEKNQGCMHMTCTPPCKFEFCWLCVGAWSDHGERTGGFYACNRYEAAKQEGVYDDTERRREMAKNSLERYTHYYERWASNQSSRQKALADLQQMQTVHIEKLSDIQCQPESQLKFITEAWLQIIECRRVLKWTYAYGFYLPEHEHAKKQFFEYLQGEAESGLERLHQCAEKELQPFLSADDPSREFNDFRTKLAGLTSVTRNYFENLVRALENGLSDVGSNGAAFSKATSSKNAAGSSKGRAGRGKGTFRTSLSSKLNDDSHWYCEHCTYANVKSASTCQMCYQQRR